The genomic DNA GTAAAGATCTCTTTATTCAACAAAGCAGGTGCCCAAAAGCAAACTGCCTTTGGAATCTGCGGATGCTTTCCACTGAACATCGCAGTAATTGTTCCCCCCATGCTGAAGCCAAGAAAGCCTATTCTCTTCTTGTTGATGTAAGGCAAAGAAAGAGCGAAATCATAAATGCGTTCAAGATCTTCAAGTTCTGTATATACCGTCATATCTTCGAATTCGCCATCGCTGTTTCCAGAACCAAAAAAGTCAAACCTAATGCTCGCAATTTCTTTTTTGCAGAGTGCATCAGCGGTTCTTTTGAAGATAAAGTGCGGTTCAAGGTGATTGCCGGTAAAACCATGGGAAAATATCACCAGGGGAAATTTCTGATCGCCATCAGGCTTCTGGATAATACCAAAAATCCTTTTCCCTTCTTCGCCTATAATAAAAGGAATTTTCTCCATAAAAGCCCTCCCTATTTCTGAATTCACTCCTAATAAGTATAACAAAACGGGCGGAATAATCCGCCCGTTATTTCTTGGTTTTTTATCTACTTATTCAATACCAGCATAATCTTTTAGCGTATCCAGGAAAACCGGTGAGAAAATAAGTCTCCCGATTTTTTTGCCTATTTCTTTCTTCATTATTGTTGCTTTCTTTTTCATCTCAACTGATTTTTGCTTCATATTTTCCATAGCGCCTTTTGCTCTTGCTTCAAATTCCTTTAGAGCTCTCTCTTTCTCTTCCGGGGTCATGTTCATCAATTTTTCCTTCATTGGTTCTGGAAGTTTTTCAGCAAGCTCTCTGGGGTTTTCTTTGAATTGTTCTACTCTTTCTCTTA from Kosmotoga arenicorallina S304 includes the following:
- a CDS encoding alpha/beta hydrolase family protein, with the protein product MEKIPFIIGEEGKRIFGIIQKPDGDQKFPLVIFSHGFTGNHLEPHFIFKRTADALCKKEIASIRFDFFGSGNSDGEFEDMTVYTELEDLERIYDFALSLPYINKKRIGFLGFSMGGTITAMFSGKHPQIPKAVCFWAPALLNKEIFTYHLSKEERTFDEKGLLDVGGLYVSKNFFESIISENSYELLKNYKGPVKIIHGTSDEAVPIFHSETIAAEEGYELLAIEGAEHTFNKQHEIEMLLKGTVSFFASGL